The stretch of DNA AATGGTAACAAGCGCAGCAGATTGGGTTCTCTTTGGCATTTTTATTTATCAGGTTGTGACGGGATTGTACACAGCAATTTTTCATAGTTGGGGCTCATCATGGTTTGCTGCAACAGCTGCACCGTACCTTTGGTCGTTGTTGATGTTGAATCCGGATATTTCTTTTATCACCGCGATGCCATGGATGGTAAAACTTCACATCATCGGTGCATACGTGATGATTGCGTTCTTTCCGTTCACGCGATTAGTACACGCGCTCGTTGTTCCGAATCCGTATCTCTGGCGCAAGCCGCAGGTTGTGCGTTGGTACGGAAAATGGGTTGAAGCGAGACAACTCCGTTGATTATTTTTTTCGTTTGGTAACTTTCTAACAAAAAGACAATGGTAAAAATTAAAGAATTTTTGAAGTCAGGACATCCGCCGACGCTCTTCTCGGCGTTCCTGTATTTTGATTTTTGTTTTGCCATCTGGGTGTTGAACGGTGCAATGGCGCCGTTCATCAGTGAGCAATTCAATTTATCTCCCGCAGAAAAAGGATTCATGATTTCCGTTCCGATTATCGCTGGCGCAGTGATGCGATTTCCTCTCGGTGTTCTTGCGCAATACATCGGAAGAAAAAATGCCGCGCTGGTTGAAATGAGCATGATATTTTTTGCCATGCTGTACGGCTACTTTATGGTGGAAACGTACAACGATGTTCTCATCATGGGCGTTTTGCTCGGTATTGCCGGAGCGAGTTTCGGAGTTGCTCTTTCGCTTGGTTCGGGATGGTTTCCTCCCAAGTACAAAGGGTTGGCGATGGGAATTGCCGGAGCGGGAAACAGCGGTACCGTTCTTGCCGTGTTGTTGGCTCCTCCGCTTGCAACTGCGTATGGCTGGCAGACGGTCTATGGATTCGGTGCGTTGTTCATGCTTTTCCCGATTATCGTGATGATTATTTTTGCAAAAGAACCGCCGGACCGAGAACATCAAACATTGAAAGAACATGTGAAGTGTTTGTGGGATAAAGATGGTTGGGTGTTCAATCTCGTGTACATTGTTACGTTCGGTGGATTTATCGGACTAAGTAATTTTCTTCCGACATATTTTCATGACCAATTCGGCGTGACGAAAGTTGAAGCAGGACAGTTGACAATGTTTGCCGCGCTGATGGGAAGCGGCATCAGGGTTCTCGGCGGACACATCGCAGACAGAATGGGCGGGATTACAACCCTGACACACGTTATCGGTATTGTTATTTTTATGATGGTAATAACCGGATTTCAATCAAATGTCTGGGCAACAACAATTTTCTTTATGATTTGTTTCGCGATGTTGGGCGCCGGAAACGGAGCGTTGTTCCAACTCGTACCGTTGCGATGGCCCACCACTACGGCGGTTGCCGGAAGTATGATTGGAGAAATCGGTGCGCTCGGTGGAAGTTTTCTTCCCAACGCGATGGGACTTTCAAAACAATATTCCGGAACATTTATCTGGGGATTTGTCGCATTCAGTTCTATAGCGCTGATTGCATTTATCGTCATGCGCGTTGCTCAACGCAAATGGACTAAGACGTGGGTTGATAAAGGAGGAAAAGCAAGAACAAAACCGCCGACGGAAGTAGTCGGTGTCGCGGCGGATGGAACGAGTGGCACAAAGTTTCTGAAAACATTAATTTATCCTGTCGGAAATTCTCAACTTGCAGAAAAGGCAACACAGGTTGCAGGCAATCTTTGCAAAGTTTCGGGAGCCAAACTTGTTTTATTATATGTTGAAAACAGATGGCACGGCTCGGAAACAATTCTCACAAACTCAAAGGAGTGGGACCAAATTCGCGATAACTGGGTGAACGAAGGAAAGAAAATCCTGGAAAAAGAATCACAACGGTTACAGGCGATGAATGTTCCGAATATTGAAATGGAAATCCGTCACGGCGATGTTGCTCAGGAAATTGTCGAGGCGGCGAATGAACGGAAAGCAGAAATGATTATCCTTGCAAGTCACAACATGTCGCCGATGGGGAGTTTATTAATGGGCAGCAGAACGTACGATGTGTTCAAAAAAGCTTCCTGCCCGATTCTCAGAATAGTACGATAACATAGAAAGAAACAGTATGGCAACATGGTTAGAACGTTGGGACCCCGAAGATACTAAACTCTGGGAATCGGAAGGAAAAAAGATAGCGTGGAGAACGTTGTGGATTACCACAATCACGCTGACGCTTTCCTTTGCAACGTGGTTTATGGTGAGCGCAATTGTAACAAAACTTCCCGGCATCGGATTTAAGTTTGATACACAACAACTCTTCTGGCTTGCAGCGATGCCCGGTCTTGCCGGAGGAACGCTTCGTATCATTCACACATTTCTCCTCCCGATTTACGGAACGAGACATGTCATCACAATCGCTACGTTGATAAAATTAATTCCTTGTGTCGGAATTGGTCTTGCTGTGATGGATCCATCTACGCCGTACTGGGTATTCATGGTTCTTGCAATAACGGCGGGATTCGGCGGTGGAGATTTTTCCTCGTACATGCCGAGCACAAATTTATTTTTCCCGAAACGGTTGAAAGGAACCGCGCTTGGAATTCAGGCAGGTATTGGAAACTTCGGTGTGTCGCTCGCGCAATTTATGACACCGGTAATGCTTGGTATAGCAACCTACGGCGCGGCGGAAGTCTTCACAAAAGTCAATCCTAAAACGAAAGAGGTTCTCGGAACATCAGAAATATTTCTTCAGAGCGCGGCGTTCTGGTACATTCCGTTGCTGCTTATTATGACGGTTGTTTGCTGGTGGTTCCTCCGAAGTGTTCCAATCAAAGCGTCATTCAAAGAACAACTTGATATTTTTAAGAACAAGCATACATGGTTCTGCACTATTACATACATGATGACCTTTGGAACTTTTTCCGGTCTTTCCGCCGCGTTCCCGATGATGATAAAAAGTTTGTACGGAAACTTTCCTGACGCCCCCGAACCTTTGAAGTATGCGTTTTATGGACCGCTTATTGGCTCAGCAAGCCGTGTTATTTTCGGGTTTGTCTCAGATAAAACAGGCGGTGGAATTCTCACTACCATCACCGGCATCGGGCTCATTCTCGGTTCAATTTTGATGATAACGCTGGGACTCGTCGCTCCGACAGGTGTCGAACAATTTCCGATGTTTGTTACCATCATGCTCGGAATGTTTTTCTTCGCGGGAATCGGAAACGCAGCAACGTTTCGACAATACCCGATTATTTTCTCGCACAACCCGCGGCAAGCGGCAGGTGTGATTGGATGGACGTCAGCCATTGCGGCGTACGGACCGTTCATCTTTTCGTCGGTCATCGGCGCGATTATCGGGGCGACCGGTGTTGCTACAAATTTTTATTGGGGATTGATTGTGTTCCTCGTGTTCGCCACGTGGATAAACTGGTGGTATTATAACCGCAAAGGATGCGAGAAACCGAGTTAAGGAACTTTCGATGAGCGGTCGTGTTTTGACAATAATACTTTTTGTAGCATTGCTGATGAGCATGGTAATTTTTCTCGGTTCGTACGCGAACAATTATATGATGCCGGGAAATCATCAGGGCTACGAACCGGTGCAACCGATAGCATATTCGCATCGTTTGCACGCAGGAGAACTTGGGATTGCGTGCTTGCATTGCCATACTGCGGCTGAGCAGGGAAAGCATGCAGGTATTCCTTCGACAAATGTTTGCATGAATTGTCACAAGTTTGTTAGCGCTCCCTGGGTTGATGTCAAAGCCGAAAACGATTTGGCGGATAAAGAGAAACGAAAACCGAATCTTGTTGTCTCTTCCGAAATCAGAAAGATTTACAACGCGATGGCGTTAACCGATGAAGCAAAACCGGATTCTACAAAATCTACCTCACCGGTTGTCTGGAAGAAAGTTCACAACTTGCCCGACTTTGTTTATTTCAATCACAGCGTCCACGTAAGCGCAGGAGTTGATTGTCAGAAATGCCATGGTGCAGTTGAAACGATGGAACGAGTTCGTCAGGTTTCCGATTTGTCCATGGGTTGGTGCGTGAACTGCCACCGCGATGCAAATGCAAACGGTATCAATGGAAAGTCTGTACACGCATCAACTGATTGTAGCGCGTGTCATTATTAGTGAGTAGTGAATTGTCAGTGGTGAGTAGTTATTTCAATATGATAGTGGAAGTGAACGTTAAGAATTGTCGAACGCTTTCAACCGGAGCCAAATTCAAATCGCTTTCACGAACATCCGTATCGGATTTGAAATGGAAGTGATGAGGAAATGAACGTAAATGTTTCCACGGAGAATGTGGTGCGTTATCATAGCGATAGATTGAACCATCAACATGTCGCCGCTCCCAATGATGAGCATAGCGTCCGTTTACTTGTTCGGACCACCAAAAGTCAATGTATGACTCATCAATCAGAACTACTCGAAGTTTGTGTTCTTTGATGGAAACAACTCGAATGATTTCGGGAAATTCAGTTGTGGCAATAACTGACAACTCAATTAAATCAGTGATTGCCATTCAATTGGTTGAGCCAATGTTTGATGTCGGAAATACGAGAACTCAAAAAATCAGCATGTTGAAAATCAGACAACAAAGCCGACTCGCGTTCAGGATGTGCAATCAGTAGTTTATCAAATTCTTCAAAGGAATGAACCCGATGCTGCGCGAGAAGAGATTGAAATTCGGAGTTGAGCAATGCAAGTTGGTCAAGCAAAAATGCTTTCAATCCTTGTTCGACTAAAGCATCCGAACTCAACGAAAAAGATTGTGCAACTGTATTTAGTAATTGATTAGACATAGAATATCACCGGAAGAATATAATAAGGACTGAGTAGAATATCAATTAGTGTGTAGTGAATCGTGAATAGTAATTATTCGACTATGCAATCATTAAAAGGCACAAATCACGAATCACTAATTAACAAAATAACTAAATCGAGAATGCAAGAACAATACGATAACATATTACTCGACAGGTCAGCAGACGAAGCGCCGCCGTTACGCGGAGTAAATCGTCGCGACTTTTTGAAGATTGCCGGATTTTCATTCGGCGGAGCGCTTGTTGCCGGATGCAAGCCCGGAAAAGTTGAGAAAGCCATTCCGTTTGTTGTCAAACCTGAAGAAGTAACGCCCGGCGTTTCGACGTGGTATGCGACGACGTGCGGCGGTTGCAGCGCCGGTTGCGGCGTGATGGCAAAGAACCGTGACGGGCGACCGATAAAAATGGAAGGCATTACGTCTCATCCTGTTTCGAATGGCGGATTGTGTGCGGTCGGGCAGGCGCATCTTCTTTCGTTGTATGATTCTCAACGCACTCAGCATCCGATGAAGAACGGACAACAAGCGACATGGGAGGAAGTTGACCGGGTTATCATCGAGAAACTTCAGTCAGTAAAAGAAAAAGCCGGAGCGATTCGGTTTCTCACCGGAACAATCACGAGTCCGACGACGAAATCGCTCATCAAAAAAATTCTTGAACAATATCCAACGGCGAAGCATGTTCAATACGATGCGCTTTCCTGTTCTGCAATTTTAGATGCACATGAAAAGACGCACGGTGCCCGGTTGCTGCCTCATTTCAAGTTCGACCAAGCAGAGGCCATCGTCAGTTTCGATGCGGATTTTCTCGGAACGTGGATTTCCCCGGTTGAGTTTACCGCCGCGTATCAGGCAGGAAGAATGTTAAATGAGAAACAACCACGATGTTCGTATCATGTTCAGTTCGAGTCGAGAGTTTCTCTGACCGGAAGCAACGCCGATAAGCGTGTTCGGCTTTCTCCGAATGGAATCAGGAAAGCAATTCAACAAGTAGCATCATTGCTTGCAGAGAAAGCAGGAATAACTTCGATTCCATCAACTTCCATCGGTGAAACAGATTCTTTCATCAAACAACTTGCAGAAAAACTTTGGAACGCACGAGGAAAAAGTTTGGTCGTTGCCGGTGTGAACGATGTTCAATCACAAATGCACATCAATACCATCAACCATCTGCTTGGAAATTACGGAACGACGGTTGACATTGAACATCCATCAAACCAAAAGCAGGGGAACGACAGCGAGTTACAAACGTTACTTGATGAAATGAAGAGCGGACAGGTGGCGGCTTTGTTCATACAAGGAGTGAATCCTGTGTATGATTTGCCTGTCGGTTCACAGTTCGGCGAGTGGATGAAGAAGTTGGAACTCTCTGTGAGTTTCGCGAATCAATCGGACGAGACAGAAAGTTCTTCACAGTTCGTTTGTCCTGAACCACACGCGCTCGAATCATGGATTGATGGAGAACCGGTTGCCGGAACATTTACGATGACGCAACCTGTTATCAAACCATTCGGAGATACGCGAACGTTTGCAGAAAGTATTTCGGCGTGGTTGGGCGAGAAGAAATCTTCGCTCGAACTCATCAAAGTAGAATGGGAAAAATCTGTTTACGGTTTACAGTCTTCAGTTTCCGGTTTTCAGTTGTTTTGGGATAAGACGGTGTACGATGGTTTTGTGAAGATTGAAGTTCCTGCACAGAAGAGTTTAGTTTTCAATGAAAATAATGTAGGTCGGGACGCCGTCCCGACAAGTCGAGTCAGCGACTCGAACTATAATCTTGTTCTCTATCCGAAGGCGGCGATGTTGGATGGACGACATGCTCACAATCCGTGGTTGCAGGAACTTCCCGACCCGGTCACGAAAATTGTTTGGGATAATTATGCAACAGTATCTCCGGCGATGGCAAACAATCTTGGAATCGCCGAAGCCGATGTTGTACGAATTGATGTTGAAGGAAAATCGGTTGAACTGCCGGCGCATATTCAACCGGGTCAACATGATTCGGTGATTGCAATTGCGCTTGGTTATGGACGCAAAGGGACAGAGAGATTTACGAAGATTGGTCCGCAATGGTTTGAAGCGAAGCCGACCGTTGAAGCAGGTGAATTGGTAGGAAAGAATGTCGCTCCGTTTATCAAATTGGAAAACGGCTCGCTTTCGTATGATACGCAAGCGGTAAATATTTCAAAGACGGGAAAGAAACACACGCTTGCCTGCACGCAGGAACATCACTCACTCCACGTTCCGAAACATCTCGATCCCGGTCATGGAGAACGACGACCAATTATTCAGGAAACTACGTTTGCTGCCTTTGTGAAGAATCCCAAAGCAGGCAGTTTCAAAGAACATGAACTCACGACGATGTGGACGAGCGAAGACCACAAATATACAGGTCATCATTGGGGAATGGCAATTGACCTGAGCAAATGTACCGGTTGTTCTGCGTGCGTTGTCAGTTGTCAGGCGGAAAATAATATTCCGCTTGTCGGCAAGGATGAAGTGTTCCGCAACCGTGAGATGACATGGATTCGCATTGACCGGTATTATGATGAATCACCGGGCGGTGACATCGCTGTTCAACATCAACCGATGATGTGTCAGCATTGCGGCAACGCACCGTGCGAAACGGTTTGCCCTGTGCTTGCGACCGTTCACAGCGATGAAGGACTCAATCAACAAGTCTATAACAGATGTGTCGGTACACGCTACTGCTCGAACAACTGTCCGTACAAAGTTCGCCGCTTCAACTGGTTTGATTATGAGCATGGCGATTCGATGCAGAAGTTGGTGTTGAATCCCGACATCGGCGTGCGTGAGCGCGGCATCATGGAAAAATGTTCGCTCTGTGTTCAACGAATTCAGGAAGCGAAAATTCAGGCAAAGAAAGAAAGACGCGCAGTGCGTGACGGAGAAATTCTGCCTGCCTGTGCTCAATCGTGTCCGGCAAAAGCAATTGTATTTGGAGATATGAACGACCCGAAGAGTGAACTTGTCAAACAAATGAATAATCCCCGGCACTATGGTGTATTGGAAGAAATCGGCGTCCGCCCGTCTGTCGGATATATGACGCTTGTTCACAATCGTGAGGAAGGAGAATCGGCGCATGTCTGAAGTATTTTCAATTCTCCGCAAGCCGCTTATTCTCGGCAACAAATCGTATGCTGATGTAACAAGCGACATCGCGAATCCGCTCGACAGAAAACCGTCGCTTCCATGGTGGATTGCATTTCTTGTTTCATTCTCGATGTTTGTTCTTGGCGCAACCGCGGTTATCTATCAATTATTCACCGGCATCGGAACGTGGGGATTGAACAACACGGTCGGCTGGGCGTTTGACATCACGAACTTTGTTTTCTGGATTGGTATCGGTCACGCAGGCACACTCATCAGTGCAATTCTCTTTTTGTTCAGACAAAAATGGAGAACCTCGGTGAACCGTTCTGCAGAAGCGATGACGATTTTTGCCGTGATGTGCGCGGGCATCTTTCCGATTATTCACATGGGCAGACCGTGGCTGGCATTCTGGGTGATTCCGTACCCGAACATGCGCGGTCCGTTGTGGGTGAATTTCCGTTCCCCGCTTGTGTGGGATATGTTCGCCATCAGCGCGTACTTTACTATCTCTCTTGTATTCTGGTATGTTGGATTGATTCCTGATTTGGCGACGCTTCGCGACAGAACAGTTTCAAACATTAAAAAGAAACTCTATGGTTTTTTCAGTCTCGGTTGGAACGGTTCGAACAAAACATGGAGGCATTATGAAACTGTCTATTTGCTTCTTGCAGGATTGGCAACGCCACTCGTTGTTTCAGTTCACACAATTGTCAGTTGGGATTTTGCAACGTCAGTAATTCCCGGATGGCACGCGACAATCTTTCCGCCATACTTCGTTGCAGGCGCGGTTTTTTCCGGCTTCGCAATGGTGTTGACTCTAATGTTGATTGTCAGAAAAGTGATGCATCTTGAAGAATACATTACATTGCACCACGTTGAAGCGATGTGTAAGATTATCATCGCAACTGCCGGTATTGTCGGCATGGCGTATATGACGGAATTTTTTACAGCGTGGTATTCCGGCAACGAGTACGAGCGGTTCACGTTCATCAATCGCGCGTTTGGTCCGTATGCTTGGGCATACTGGATGATGTTCAGTTGCAATGTGTTTGTGCCGCAACTTCTCTGGTCAAAAAAAATCAGAACGAATCTCGTTTTCGTTTTCTTCATCGTCATTTTCATCAATGTCGGAATGTGGTTCGAACGGTTTGTCATCATTATGACTTCACTGACTCGCGATTATCTTCCTGCAAGTTGGGCAAGTTACTCTCCGACTTCGATTGAAGTAGCCACGTTCATCGGCAGTTTCGGTTTGTTCTTCACACTCTTCCTGTTGTTTGCAAGATTGCTTCCGATGATTTCTATTGGAGAGGTGAAGGCAGTTCTTGGATATGGAAAGGTCTCCAAGCATGAGTAAGAGATTATTAGTATCTGTATTTGAACACGAACACGACATTCTCGGTGCGACGAATGCCGCGCGGGAGAACGGCTACAAGATTGTTGATGTGTTCACTCCGTACGCTGTTCACGGACTTGATGCCGCGCAGGGTTTGAAGAAATCAAAATTGCCATTTGTTTGTTTTGCGCTTGGATTGACAGGTGCGGTGGCTAAGTTAGGATTTCAAATCTGGACTTCTGCTTCGAGTTGGGCGTTGAACGTCGGAGGCAAGCCGTTCAAGTCGGTGCCTGCGTTTGTTCCGGTGACGTTTGAAATTATGGTGCTCTTTGCCGGGGTAGGAACAGTGTTGACATTCCTCATCATCAGTAAATTACAACCGGGGAAGAAACCCAAAGTGAATTTTTCCGGCGCAACTGATAATCGTTTTGTGCTTGTGCTTGAACAAACAGACGCCGCGTTCGATATCCGAAAGATACGAGACATGTTTCAGCCGTTCCATCTTGTAGAGATGGAAGAGCGGATTGAAACTTCCGGCGGATTGTTGAATGTGAAGGAGGCGTTTCAATCATGAGAGCAATGCTCAATATGGTGTTACTCGTCATGCTTGTTGTGGTTGTCGTTTCGATTTGGTTTTTGAAGCGGGATTACACACAACGCAATCAGGAATTTATTCCCGGTATGGTCGAATCTGTACCATATGATGCCCAAGCCGAGAACAATCATTTTGCAGATGGAAAAACACTACAGTCGCCGGTCGAAGGAACTACCGCACACGAATATTTTCCGATTCATTACAAGGCAACCCCCGAAGATGCAAAGCGTGCCGGGGAAGAACTAACGAACCCGGTTGCCAATACACTTGAAAAAGAAATAGAGCGGGGTGCGACCGTATTTGCAAACATTTGCTCGCCTTGTCATGGCGCGGGTGGCTTGGGTGATGGCAATGTTGTGAAGAAAGGATTTCCGCCGCCGCCTTCTCTGTTTGCCGAAAAAGCGATGAATATGAAAGACGGACAAATGTATCACATCGTCACGTACGGACAGAATAATATGCCGTCACTTATTGCACAGGTTCAGCGGATGGATAGGTGGAGAGTCGTCTCGTATGTCCGTTCGTTGCAGAAGAAAACGTTTCAACAAATGAAGGATACTGCTTCTACTACTTTGAACAAGGGAGTAGAGGGCGTGGGAGCGACGGTGACAAAGTGAAGCCGACACAAATTAACCAATAACCGAATCACCATTTAACGATACCATGATATCAAATATTCATATCAAACGATTTACTCCATCACCGCAATTGATGAAGAACTTGCTGTTGCTGACCATCATCGGCTCGGTGGTGACGGTGGTTGGAATTGTGTTTGTTCCGCAACGGACGTGGGCGAGTTTGCTTCTCGCGAATTATTATGTCCTCGGAATCGGTGTTGCGGCGGTTGTGTTTATGGCGTTGTTATATGTTTCGAATGCAGGATGGGCAACAGCAATCCGACGTGTTCCGGAATCCATGACAGCGATTCTCCCTGCTTCGGGGATTGTTATGTTATTGACGATGCTGGGAATTCATTCTCTCTACGAATGGAGTCATACCGATGTTGTTGCAGGCGACCACATTCTCAGAGAAAAAACTGCTTGGTTGAATGTTCCGTTCTTTGTGATTCGGACAGTCATTTATATTGCACTTTGGATTGGATTTGCATTCACAATTGTCAAACTTTCGCGCAAACAAGACGAGAACGGAGAAATCAAATACACGAAGCGAAGCAAGACCGCATCGGCAATATTTCTTGTGGTGTTCGGGTTGACGTTTACGCTCGCGAGTATGGATTGGATTATGTCTCTCGAGCCGCACTGGTACAGCACAATTTTCGGCATCTACAATTTTTGTGGCTCGTTCCTGAACGGACTTGCAGTCATTACGCTTATTGTTCTCCTTCTCAAGCGGATGGGACCGTTCGAGCATCTTCTCACCGAACAACATCTTCATTCACTCGGTAAACTCATCTTCGCGTTCAGCACCTTCTGGATGTACATCTGGTTCAGTCAGTACATGCTTATCTGGTATTCCAACATTCCCGAGGAAGTAACCTACATGGTAAATCGCGAAAAAGGGAGTTGGCTCATTTTTACCATCATCAATGTTGTGTTCAACTGGGTGATTCCGTTTATAGCGCTTCTTCCCGCATGGACGAAGATGCGCGAAGGATTTCTTCTTCGCGTTTGCATCATCGTCATGATTGGTCACTGGATTGATTTGTTCTGGATGATTCTTCCTCCGTTCATGCCCGATGCGCCGGTATTGAACGTCTGGGAACTCGGTCCATTTCTTGCGGCGATTGCCGGATTCTTTTATCTTACGTTCAAATCACTTGCGAAACATAATCTCATTCCGGTCAAAGACCCGATGTTGGTGGAGAGTTTGCCGCATACGTAATCGGCAAGTATATTCTTGTTGGAGGGAGGTCTGAAAAATGTGTAGAATTATTTTTTTTCCAGAAACACAGGTGACTGCTCGTATCGGTACGTCGTGTCAGTGAGTTTCTTCAGTTCCTTATTCTCCCAGTTCAGAAGAATTATTAAGTATAAGCAAAGTCTTTACGCAGAGGTTTCCTGATTTTTGAAAACGAACCGGACTGTTTTGCAAGTCGTTGCCATGTTTTCAGGTTCCACCACCAATTCTCTGTCATCGGCTGTTCAAAAATAGATTTGTGTTTGAGAATTTCCCTTGCGTTCATTTGTAATACGCTGTCCAAATCCCCTAAACTCATCTTTGCTTCCTCAATACGGTCGCGTAAATGAAACATGTAATCCAATTCCTCGGCGGTTATTTCTTTTTCCAACAACCACTGAAGATATTACAAATATTCTTTGACAAGGTTTTGTATTTGAAGGTTACTCAAAGTTAAATTCTTTCAGTCTGAGTTCTTTCCAATACTTTCTATCAGTTTTTCTTTCTACATATTTTTTTTCTGTAACAGTAAACATTGTTTTGATTGCATGGTCTCTTTTGCTAAGAATCACCAATGCTTTTCCATCAAAAATATTAATGAATCTTCAAGAAATGTTGAATGTTGAAAAACTCTTGTGGTTTAAGTGATGACAGATCGAATTTGTCGAATGATTTCGTCACGGGAAAATGTTCTCTGTTCGGGAACCCAAATTCCCGGTAATGCTTTGGAATATGTTTCTCAGCATTGTTTAATAACCGTGCTTGTAATGCAAACTGTATTAGATTCGTTTTCTGAGTGAAAATATAGATTTAGTTCAGTTCATGCAAGCGAAGGAATATGGGGTTATTTTGCATCCAACGCAAGCGTTATTTGAATTTTCCCGTCAACTATTTCTGCGTCAGATTGAGCATCAAGCAAAAAGATATTTGATTCGGTTACATTTCCGAATGCGACAAGACGATTTTTAATTTCCGTTGACCGTTTGATTGCAAGAGCGCGAAGTTCTTCGTTCGAAATTTGAACGGAAGCAAGAAGTCGGTGTAACGCAGACTCTGCCAATTTCTGCTGGCGTTCCTGAGGTTGAAGTTCGTTGCCGACTGCATCTTTTTTCGGAATCAAACTATCGGCGCTGATACCGAATGTTGTTCGGTAAAGTTCAAGCACGCGAAGTTGTTCCGTCTCCGAAAGCCGTTCTTTTCCTGTCACGTCTTTGTTGGTGCGTAGTTGTCTTTGTAATGCTCGAATCACCATCGCTTTTTTATCAAGCGAGTCTGAATATAGTCCGCGTATATCGAGCCGGAGTTCCGGTCGTTCGGAGAGCGCCTTTGCGACAGTAGAAAGTTTCGAAACCTGTTCTGCTTCGAGTGAATCTGAACCGGGCTGAAATTGAACGTAACTCAAATCTTCACCGCCGCCAAACAAACTTCCGATGAATGCAAACGGCGCCATCACTGCTTTCGTTACGGTATTCACCAGCACTTTTATGATGATCGGGAAAATACTGAATTCCGGGTCGTTGAGATTTCCTTCGACAGGTAAATCAAGGTCAATCACTCCGTGACGGTCTTTGAGCAAGGCAATTGCCAATTTCACAGGCATTCCTGTTACATCCGGTCCTTCGACTTCTTCGCCGAGTGTGAGTTGGTCAACAACGACACGATTTTCGCCCTGCAAATAATTTTTGTTGAGTTTGTACCGGAGGTCGAGCGACAACTTTCCTTTGTCAATTTTATATCCTGCAAATTTCCCGGAGTAAGGAGTGAAAGTCGTCAACTCAATATTTTGAAATTGCATGATAATA from Ignavibacteriota bacterium encodes:
- a CDS encoding cytochrome c, with translation MLLVMLVVVVVSIWFLKRDYTQRNQEFIPGMVESVPYDAQAENNHFADGKTLQSPVEGTTAHEYFPIHYKATPEDAKRAGEELTNPVANTLEKEIERGATVFANICSPCHGAGGLGDGNVVKKGFPPPPSLFAEKAMNMKDGQMYHIVTYGQNNMPSLIAQVQRMDRWRVVSYVRSLQKKTFQQMKDTASTTLNKGVEGVGATVTK
- a CDS encoding DUF3341 domain-containing protein gives rise to the protein MSKRLLVSVFEHEHDILGATNAARENGYKIVDVFTPYAVHGLDAAQGLKKSKLPFVCFALGLTGAVAKLGFQIWTSASSWALNVGGKPFKSVPAFVPVTFEIMVLFAGVGTVLTFLIISKLQPGKKPKVNFSGATDNRFVLVLEQTDAAFDIRKIRDMFQPFHLVEMEERIETSGGLLNVKEAFQS